A single Altererythrobacter sp. BO-6 DNA region contains:
- a CDS encoding MFS transporter encodes MKVITPRLRWALFTTLCVAGVFNAMDRPIIAILKPDMMADFGWTDSDFGDLAAVTQFSAAFAFLFTGWLVDRLGVHRSMQLGASAWSFAAMAHGWAITTWQVVAARVGLGVTEAVQTPLTIKTVATLFEPNKRSFAFGFATLLAGAGTIAMPFVIPALALAVGWRGALVAGGIGGFISLIAWMWLARGLSQLRQASAEPEGVTLVEDGAAYGNFLTNRQTWAIVIAKALSDMTWWFINFWLADYYRKEFGLTTLELAIPLAIAFAGSGLGALLAGWASTRLLELGWSVNRVRKGVMLVSALIVAPLPLVLELNSFWPVAVMMGVVMAGHQGFSLSIFATITDVVPNAKVGRVTAFGAFMGNMGGVAISLITGRVLDAGFGFVPLFVFAAMSYLIALAWLQLMMPQIRRVEAG; translated from the coding sequence ATGAAGGTGATCACGCCGCGCCTGCGTTGGGCATTGTTCACGACACTGTGCGTGGCGGGCGTATTCAATGCGATGGACCGCCCGATCATCGCCATCCTCAAACCCGACATGATGGCGGACTTCGGCTGGACTGACAGCGATTTCGGCGATCTGGCCGCGGTCACGCAGTTTTCCGCGGCCTTTGCGTTCCTGTTTACCGGCTGGCTGGTTGACCGGCTGGGTGTCCACCGCTCGATGCAATTGGGCGCATCGGCCTGGAGCTTTGCTGCGATGGCGCATGGCTGGGCCATCACCACCTGGCAGGTGGTCGCCGCGCGCGTCGGGCTGGGTGTCACAGAAGCGGTGCAGACCCCGCTGACGATCAAGACCGTCGCCACATTGTTCGAACCGAACAAGCGTTCCTTTGCTTTCGGCTTCGCGACCCTGCTGGCGGGGGCGGGGACAATCGCCATGCCTTTCGTGATCCCGGCGCTGGCGCTGGCGGTCGGCTGGCGCGGGGCACTGGTCGCAGGCGGTATCGGCGGCTTCATCTCGCTTATCGCCTGGATGTGGCTGGCGCGCGGCCTTTCGCAATTGCGCCAGGCAAGTGCCGAGCCGGAGGGCGTGACGCTGGTCGAAGACGGCGCGGCTTACGGCAATTTCCTGACCAACCGGCAGACCTGGGCGATCGTGATCGCCAAGGCGCTATCGGACATGACCTGGTGGTTCATCAATTTCTGGCTGGCGGATTATTACCGCAAGGAGTTCGGCCTTACGACGCTGGAGCTGGCGATCCCGCTGGCGATCGCCTTTGCCGGTTCGGGCCTGGGCGCGCTGCTTGCCGGTTGGGCCTCGACCCGGCTGCTTGAGCTGGGCTGGTCGGTCAACCGCGTTCGCAAGGGCGTGATGCTGGTTTCCGCGCTGATAGTGGCGCCGCTGCCGCTGGTGCTGGAACTCAATTCCTTCTGGCCGGTCGCGGTGATGATGGGTGTGGTCATGGCCGGGCACCAGGGCTTCTCGCTGTCGATCTTCGCGACGATCACGGACGTGGTTCCCAATGCCAAGGTCGGGCGGGTCACCGCCTTCGGCGCCTTCATGGGCAATATGGGCGGGGTGGCGATCAGCCTGATCACCGGCCGCGTGCTCGATGCAGGGTTCGGCTTCGTGCCGCTGTTCGTTTTCGCCGCCATGTCCTACCTGATCGCGCTGGCGTGGCTGCAGCTGATGATGCCGCAGATCCGCCGCGTGGAAGCGGGCTGA